In Janthinobacterium sp. 67, a genomic segment contains:
- a CDS encoding exodeoxyribonuclease VII small subunit: MSKKLTAAAAAPASFEEAMAELAQLVTQMEAGQLPLEASVAAYQRGSELVKYCATQLDSVEAQVKVLEGDMLKPFVDAGEAAQ; encoded by the coding sequence ATGTCGAAGAAATTAACTGCCGCTGCCGCAGCGCCGGCCTCGTTTGAAGAGGCGATGGCGGAACTGGCGCAGCTGGTAACGCAAATGGAAGCGGGCCAGTTGCCGCTGGAAGCATCGGTCGCGGCGTATCAGCGCGGCTCGGAACTGGTCAAGTATTGCGCTACCCAGCTCGATAGCGTCGAAGCACAGGTGAAAGTATTGGAAGGCGACATGTTGAAACCGTTCGTGGATGCCGGCGAGGCCGCCCAATGA
- a CDS encoding ABC-F family ATP-binding cassette domain-containing protein, translating into MTTLISTQALQLDTHDGFLFNELAFTLRQGDRIGLIGHNGCGKSTLLGLLSGTREASSGTIHVARACRLQHVEQHLPAELAGLSLYDALLAPVLDQPELHWRVDSLLAELGFDQETAQVPVHSLSGGQHTRLLLGRALLQEPNVLLLDEPSNHLDLPSLLWLEQFLLAWRGAFILVSHDQRLLDNVATRSWILRDSRLYDFDLPCGPALAALAEADMAAAARHAAEQKEIDRLSASSARLALWGRTYDNEDLARKAKTMQRRIDKLKEEQSFVSDGAPWRLSLRGKALAADQLLALDDLNVRAVPQSPVLFHVDQLWLKPGDRIALLGANGSGKSSLLRLCWQAIQAQEERSGLRYHHAANIGYYDQLLKQLADDADLSDALYPFAVQNEAARSQVARKQALIAAGFPYARHGQTVATLSGGERARLLFLGLSLASYHLLLLDEPSNHLDMQGKAELGQALQGFEGGCLLVSHDRDLIETACNRFWVVADGQLEEWPDAASAYARLSVEDGQALTPAPTVEHASAVLADVDVQLERLCELEQLLAEDLARKPRHQKPASQQAWLAELERLNLALGITS; encoded by the coding sequence ATGACTACCCTTATCTCGACACAAGCTTTACAGCTGGATACCCACGACGGTTTCCTGTTCAACGAACTCGCCTTTACCTTGCGCCAGGGCGACCGCATCGGCCTGATCGGCCACAATGGTTGCGGCAAATCCACCTTGCTGGGTCTGCTCAGCGGCACGCGCGAAGCCTCGTCCGGCACCATTCATGTCGCCCGTGCCTGCCGCTTGCAGCACGTGGAGCAGCATTTGCCAGCCGAACTTGCCGGCCTGAGCCTGTACGACGCCTTGCTGGCGCCCGTGCTGGACCAGCCGGAGCTGCATTGGCGGGTCGACAGCCTGCTGGCCGAACTCGGTTTTGATCAAGAAACTGCGCAAGTGCCCGTGCACTCGCTGTCCGGCGGCCAGCACACGCGGCTGCTGCTGGGCCGTGCCCTGCTGCAGGAGCCGAACGTGCTGCTGCTCGACGAACCGAGCAATCACCTGGACTTGCCGTCCTTGCTGTGGCTCGAGCAATTCCTGCTGGCCTGGCGCGGCGCCTTCATCCTCGTCTCGCACGACCAGCGCCTGCTCGACAACGTGGCTACGCGCAGCTGGATCTTGCGCGACAGCCGCCTCTACGACTTTGACTTGCCGTGCGGCCCCGCGCTGGCGGCGCTTGCCGAAGCGGATATGGCCGCTGCCGCCCGCCATGCGGCCGAGCAAAAGGAAATCGACCGCCTGTCGGCCAGCAGCGCCCGCCTGGCCCTGTGGGGCCGCACCTATGACAATGAAGACCTGGCGCGCAAGGCCAAGACCATGCAGCGGCGCATCGACAAACTGAAGGAGGAACAGTCGTTCGTCAGCGATGGCGCGCCGTGGCGCTTGAGCCTGCGCGGCAAGGCGCTGGCGGCCGACCAGCTGCTGGCGCTGGACGACCTGAACGTGCGCGCCGTGCCGCAATCTCCCGTGCTGTTCCACGTCGACCAGCTGTGGCTGAAACCGGGCGACCGCATCGCCTTGCTGGGCGCCAACGGCAGCGGCAAGTCGTCCCTGCTGCGCCTGTGCTGGCAAGCGATACAGGCGCAGGAGGAACGCAGCGGCCTGCGCTACCACCACGCCGCCAACATCGGTTACTACGACCAGTTGCTCAAGCAACTGGCCGATGACGCCGACCTGTCCGACGCCCTGTATCCGTTTGCCGTGCAAAACGAGGCCGCGCGCAGCCAGGTGGCGCGCAAGCAGGCCTTGATCGCGGCCGGTTTTCCGTATGCGCGCCATGGTCAGACGGTGGCGACCCTGAGCGGCGGCGAGCGGGCGCGGCTGCTGTTCCTGGGCTTGTCGCTGGCCAGCTACCACTTGTTGCTGCTGGACGAGCCGAGCAACCACCTGGACATGCAGGGCAAGGCGGAGCTGGGGCAAGCCTTGCAGGGTTTTGAAGGGGGCTGCCTGCTGGTGTCGCACGACCGCGACCTGATCGAAACGGCGTGCAACCGTTTTTGGGTGGTGGCCGATGGCCAGCTGGAAGAGTGGCCGGACGCGGCCAGCGCGTATGCACGACTCAGTGTGGAAGATGGGCAAGCGTTGACGCCCGCGCCAACAGTGGAGCATGCCTCTGCGGTATTGGCGGACGTCGACGTGCAGCTGGAACGCTTGTGCGAACTGGAGCAATTGCTGGCGGAAGACCTGGCCCGCAAGCCGCGCCACCAAAAGCCGGCCAGTCAGCAGGCGTGGCTGGCGGAACTGGAACGGCTGAATCTGGCGCTGGGGATAACGTCGTAG
- a CDS encoding sulfurtransferase, which yields MYTTLIQASELADHLNDSNWVILDCRHDLLKPTAGSDAFAAGHIQNAQFADIDTALSGPKTARGADFTGRHPLPDRNALLATLRGWGIDDDTQVVAYDGQGGMFAARLWWLLRWLGHPAVAVLDGGLAAWQAQGLPVVTPVAPRPVGNITEKASLTRTVSVQDVVANLETQALTVIDARAPDRYRGENETIDPVGGHIPGAKNRFFKDNLQADGRFKSADELQRDFSALIDSPQAAILQCGSGVTACHNLLAMEVAGLPGAALYPGSWSEWCADPARPVATGN from the coding sequence ATGTACACCACCTTGATCCAGGCCAGCGAACTGGCCGACCACCTGAACGACAGCAACTGGGTGATCCTCGATTGCCGCCACGACTTGCTCAAGCCGACGGCCGGCAGCGATGCGTTTGCCGCCGGCCACATCCAGAACGCGCAGTTCGCCGATATCGACACGGCCCTGTCCGGCCCCAAGACGGCGCGCGGCGCGGACTTTACGGGACGGCATCCCTTGCCCGACCGCAACGCCCTGCTGGCCACCCTGCGGGGCTGGGGCATCGACGACGACACGCAAGTTGTCGCCTACGACGGCCAGGGCGGCATGTTCGCCGCCCGTTTGTGGTGGCTGCTGCGCTGGCTCGGCCATCCCGCCGTCGCCGTGCTCGACGGCGGCCTGGCCGCCTGGCAGGCGCAAGGTTTGCCCGTGGTCACGCCGGTGGCGCCCCGCCCCGTCGGCAACATCACGGAAAAAGCCAGCCTGACGCGCACGGTCAGCGTACAGGACGTCGTCGCCAACCTGGAAACCCAGGCGCTGACCGTCATCGACGCGCGCGCGCCCGACCGCTACCGGGGCGAAAACGAAACCATCGACCCCGTGGGCGGCCACATCCCCGGCGCGAAAAACCGTTTCTTCAAGGATAACCTGCAAGCGGACGGCCGTTTCAAAAGTGCGGACGAACTGCAGCGCGACTTCAGCGCATTGATAGACTCACCGCAAGCGGCCATCCTGCAGTGCGGCTCCGGCGTGACGGCTTGCCACAACCTGCTGGCCATGGAAGTGGCCGGCTTGCCTGGCGCGGCCCTGTATCCGGGCTCGTGGAGCGAATGGTGCGCCGATCCGGCGCGGCCCGTGGCGACGGGGAATTAA
- a CDS encoding DMT family transporter, with amino-acid sequence MQSLWMLFASFMFAIMGVCVKLASDMYSTSEIVMYRGIIGMIVMSCTILYQGGSFKTTMPGQHLWRGVVGVIALWLWFYAIAILPLATAMTLNYMAPIWIAVILLAGGFWKGMKQVEWPLVAAIAMSFVGVTLLLQPVFETDQLAGAITALISGMLSALAYLQVRKLGLLGEPEYRVVFYFSVVNFLAGVIGHVASAGGGPIVWHAHTSGYGIGLLAAIGLCATMAQMAMTRAYRLGKTLVVANLQYTGIVFSSFWGVVIFGDLFDWHGWTGIGIILASGIAATYYNTRNTARGAAIARTDPIASEV; translated from the coding sequence ATGCAATCGCTTTGGATGCTATTTGCCAGTTTCATGTTCGCCATCATGGGCGTGTGCGTCAAATTGGCGTCGGATATGTATTCGACGTCCGAAATCGTCATGTACCGCGGCATCATCGGCATGATCGTCATGAGCTGCACCATCCTCTACCAGGGCGGCAGCTTCAAAACCACGATGCCGGGCCAGCATCTGTGGCGCGGCGTGGTGGGCGTGATCGCCCTGTGGCTGTGGTTTTACGCGATCGCCATCCTGCCGCTGGCCACGGCCATGACCTTGAATTACATGGCGCCCATCTGGATCGCCGTGATCCTGCTGGCCGGCGGCTTCTGGAAAGGCATGAAACAGGTCGAGTGGCCGCTGGTGGCGGCCATTGCCATGAGCTTTGTCGGCGTGACCCTGCTGCTGCAACCCGTGTTCGAGACGGACCAGCTGGCCGGCGCCATCACGGCATTGATTTCCGGCATGCTGTCTGCCCTCGCCTATTTGCAGGTGCGTAAACTGGGCTTGCTGGGCGAGCCCGAATACCGGGTCGTGTTTTATTTCTCGGTCGTCAATTTCCTTGCCGGCGTGATCGGCCACGTGGCCAGCGCCGGCGGCGGCCCCATCGTCTGGCATGCGCACACGAGCGGCTACGGCATCGGCTTGCTGGCCGCTATCGGTCTGTGCGCCACCATGGCGCAGATGGCCATGACGCGTGCCTATCGCCTGGGCAAGACCCTCGTGGTGGCCAACCTGCAATACACAGGCATCGTCTTTTCCAGCTTCTGGGGCGTGGTGATCTTTGGCGACCTGTTCGATTGGCACGGCTGGACCGGCATCGGCATCATTCTCGCTTCCGGCATCGCGGCAACCTATTACAATACCCGCAACACGGCCCGTGGCGCGGCGATCGCGCGCACGGATCCGATTGCCAGCGAAGTGTAA
- a CDS encoding ZIP family metal transporter, translated as MLATTIAGVLSITAAAIFSFAFLSKVVERMVSLSVGIMLSTSLLHALPEAFESQADPRTLFATLLAGLLAFFMLEKFAILRHSHHHEGDGHHHAHGHDKHEAGKAGWMILVGDGMHNFTDGILIAAAFLADPKLGLVTGLAIIAHEIPQEIGDFIVLLNAGFSRLRAYIFNLLCSLMAVAGGLLGYFTLDRASNLIPYVLVFASSGFIYIALSDLMPQMQRRATLRETIPQVLLIALGVCIVLFLTHKRHGG; from the coding sequence TTGCTCGCGACCACGATCGCGGGCGTGTTGAGCATTACCGCGGCGGCGATCTTTTCGTTTGCATTCCTGTCCAAAGTGGTCGAGCGCATGGTCAGCTTGTCCGTTGGCATCATGTTGTCGACGTCATTGCTGCACGCCTTGCCCGAAGCGTTCGAATCGCAGGCGGACCCGCGCACCCTGTTCGCCACGCTGCTGGCGGGCTTGCTGGCCTTTTTCATGCTGGAAAAATTCGCCATCCTGCGCCATTCGCACCACCACGAAGGCGATGGCCACCACCATGCGCACGGCCACGACAAGCACGAAGCGGGCAAGGCCGGCTGGATGATCCTGGTCGGCGACGGCATGCACAATTTTACGGACGGCATTCTGATCGCCGCCGCCTTCCTGGCCGACCCGAAGCTGGGTCTGGTGACGGGCCTGGCCATCATCGCGCATGAAATTCCGCAGGAAATAGGCGATTTCATCGTGCTGCTCAATGCCGGTTTCTCGCGCCTGCGCGCCTACATCTTCAACCTGCTGTGCAGCCTGATGGCGGTGGCGGGCGGCCTGCTTGGCTATTTCACCCTGGACCGCGCCAGCAATCTGATTCCTTACGTGCTCGTGTTCGCCTCGTCAGGCTTCATCTACATCGCCTTGAGCGACCTGATGCCGCAGATGCAGCGCCGCGCCACCTTGCGCGAAACCATTCCGCAAGTGCTCTTGATCGCGCTGGGCGTGTGCATCGTGCTGTTCCTGACGCACAAGCGCCACGGCGGTTGA
- a CDS encoding aromatic ring-hydroxylating oxygenase subunit alpha: MSDLATHAKLARSNAQLPVHVYFDETLLQREMQQLFQAGPRYVGHELMVPETGDFMTLASENEGRMLVRNANGIEVLSNVCRHRQALMYNGRGNANHIVCPLHRWTYDLKGELIGAPHFPETPCLNLSKTPLQSWNGLLFEQNGYNVMEKLKDLSVSKDLDFSGYMFDHVEIHECDYNWKTFIEVYLEDYHVEPFHPGLGSFVSCDDLRWEFGKDYSVQTVGVHRGLQQAGSPAYKKWQEQVLQFRGGEAPPYGAIWLTLYPNIMVEWYPHVLVVSTLWPDGPQKTRNVVEFYYPEEIVLFERDFVEAERAAYMETCVEDDEIAQRMDAGRKALMARGVSEVGPYQSPMEDGMQHFHEWYRNNIEL; the protein is encoded by the coding sequence ATGTCCGATCTGGCTACTCACGCCAAGCTGGCGCGCTCAAACGCGCAACTTCCGGTCCACGTCTATTTTGACGAAACGCTGTTGCAGCGTGAAATGCAGCAATTGTTCCAAGCCGGCCCGCGCTATGTCGGGCACGAGCTGATGGTGCCGGAAACCGGCGATTTTATGACCCTGGCGTCTGAGAACGAGGGGCGCATGCTCGTGCGCAACGCCAACGGCATCGAAGTGCTGTCCAACGTGTGCCGCCACCGGCAGGCGCTGATGTACAACGGCCGCGGCAACGCCAACCATATCGTCTGCCCGCTGCACCGCTGGACTTACGACCTCAAGGGTGAACTGATCGGCGCGCCGCATTTCCCCGAGACGCCGTGCCTGAACCTGTCGAAAACGCCGCTGCAAAGCTGGAATGGCTTGCTGTTCGAGCAAAACGGCTACAACGTGATGGAAAAATTGAAAGATTTGTCCGTCTCGAAAGACCTCGATTTTTCCGGCTACATGTTCGACCACGTGGAAATCCACGAGTGCGACTACAACTGGAAGACTTTCATCGAAGTCTACCTCGAGGATTATCACGTCGAACCGTTCCACCCGGGGCTGGGCAGCTTCGTCAGCTGCGACGACCTGCGCTGGGAGTTCGGCAAGGATTACAGCGTGCAAACGGTGGGCGTGCACCGCGGCTTGCAGCAGGCCGGTTCGCCTGCCTACAAGAAATGGCAAGAGCAGGTGCTGCAATTCCGTGGCGGCGAAGCGCCGCCGTATGGCGCCATCTGGCTGACCCTGTATCCGAACATCATGGTCGAATGGTATCCGCACGTGCTCGTCGTCTCGACCCTGTGGCCCGATGGCCCGCAAAAGACGCGCAACGTGGTGGAATTCTATTACCCGGAAGAAATCGTGCTGTTCGAGCGCGACTTCGTCGAAGCGGAACGGGCTGCCTACATGGAAACCTGCGTCGAGGACGATGAAATCGCCCAGCGCATGGATGCGGGCCGCAAGGCCCTGATGGCGCGCGGCGTGAGCGAAGTGGGCCCTTACCAGTCGCCCATGGAAGACGGCATGCAGCACTTCCACGAGTGGTACCGCAATAATATCGAACTGTAA
- a CDS encoding polyprenyl synthetase family protein, translating into MMASVQQDGVTFGDWMQATQSGVESRLDQFLPAADVVPHKLHAAMRYALLGGGKRVRPLLVMAAGELFDADQDTLARAACALEMIHVYSLVHDDMPCMDDDALRRGKPTVHIAYDEATALLVGDALQSQAFMLLADGAAIPPTRQMAMVRLLAHASGSSGMCGGQAIDLDSVGLALTLPQLEQMHQLKTGALLRAAVILGALAGKDLTADEMTALNAYARAVGLAFQVVDDVLDATADSATLGKTAGKDAAANKPTYVSILGLEPSRALAEQLRCDAHAALAPFGDKARRLRELADLVVQRKA; encoded by the coding sequence ATGATGGCCAGCGTACAGCAAGACGGCGTCACCTTCGGCGACTGGATGCAAGCGACCCAGTCGGGCGTGGAAAGCCGGCTCGACCAGTTCCTGCCGGCGGCGGACGTGGTGCCGCACAAGCTGCACGCGGCCATGCGCTATGCGCTGTTGGGTGGCGGCAAGCGCGTGCGTCCGCTGCTGGTGATGGCGGCGGGCGAATTGTTTGACGCCGATCAAGATACCCTCGCGCGCGCCGCTTGCGCGCTGGAAATGATTCACGTGTATTCGCTCGTGCATGACGACATGCCTTGCATGGATGACGACGCTTTACGCCGTGGCAAGCCCACCGTGCACATCGCCTACGATGAAGCGACGGCCCTGCTGGTGGGCGACGCGCTGCAATCGCAGGCCTTCATGCTGCTGGCCGATGGCGCGGCGATTCCTCCGACGCGGCAGATGGCCATGGTGCGCCTGCTGGCGCACGCGTCCGGGTCAAGCGGCATGTGCGGCGGCCAGGCGATCGACCTCGACAGCGTCGGCCTGGCCTTGACCTTGCCGCAGCTGGAACAGATGCATCAACTGAAAACGGGCGCCTTGCTGCGCGCGGCCGTGATCCTCGGCGCGCTGGCCGGCAAGGACTTGACGGCGGACGAGATGACTGCGCTGAACGCCTATGCGCGGGCCGTCGGGCTGGCGTTCCAGGTGGTCGACGACGTGCTCGACGCCACGGCCGATTCGGCCACCCTGGGCAAGACGGCGGGCAAGGATGCGGCCGCCAACAAGCCCACTTACGTATCGATACTAGGGCTGGAACCATCGAGAGCCCTGGCAGAACAATTGCGGTGCGACGCCCATGCGGCGCTGGCGCCATTCGGGGACAAGGCACGCCGTCTGCGCGAGCTGGCGGACCTGGTCGTGCAGCGGAAGGCATAA